In the Leptospira selangorensis genome, one interval contains:
- a CDS encoding MXAN_6521/LA_1396 family lipoprotein, producing the protein MRSKLILLFLISTSFTNCAVKQIRIAPNFESSLDRFKRLTVAIDSSSKVNQVEATLVKSMAEQELAHHKEFIVYPDPSSKNQNCKSPVGKSQGVLTLKLEEILKGSTPSFLVWLSPATFGPSSDGIKISIQAQIQKCDTKEILWEGNASSSYFMGGDEEATLRTSYENKFGKSVGPKVLPYYDILKSLLDKIASPVLNESEQDEKIEVESGS; encoded by the coding sequence ATGAGATCTAAACTAATACTTCTATTTTTAATTTCTACTTCATTTACAAATTGTGCGGTAAAACAGATCAGGATCGCGCCCAATTTCGAATCCTCTCTGGACAGATTTAAAAGATTAACTGTAGCAATCGATTCCAGTTCCAAAGTGAATCAAGTAGAGGCGACACTCGTAAAATCCATGGCGGAACAAGAACTTGCCCATCATAAGGAATTTATAGTTTATCCCGACCCTTCGAGCAAAAACCAAAACTGCAAATCTCCTGTGGGGAAATCCCAAGGAGTTCTCACTCTTAAATTGGAAGAAATTCTGAAAGGATCCACACCATCCTTTTTAGTTTGGTTAAGCCCAGCAACATTCGGACCTTCTTCAGATGGGATCAAAATTTCTATCCAAGCGCAGATCCAAAAATGTGATACGAAAGAGATTCTTTGGGAAGGAAATGCTTCTTCTTCTTACTTTATGGGAGGAGATGAAGAGGCTACACTTAGGACAAGTTACGAGAACAAATTCGGAAAATCAGTCGGACCTAAAGTGCTTCCATATTACGATATCCTAAAGTCTCTTTTGGATAAGATCGCAAGCCCGGTCTTAAACGAATCGGAACAAGACGAAAAGATAGAAGTAGAATCCGGTTCTTAG
- a CDS encoding MMPL family transporter, whose product MRKLLSKATELVLTKPAASSAILFIFLVISALLATRLSINSDNLQLLPSDNPSVVQTKRVIEMIGGSGFYTVALKFQDDKGMTEHLTKAFQAKRNGDPETQKKELELADEAKRKNIAYYKAREIALKKASDKLATEVLKDKELVRYVSYRYNVSFLQDRLPLFLKTEDLKEIRKRVKRKIDDEIEKANPFFIKLTNEEYNPDFTDIISKYQKLAKRDIFDEYNISPEKGMLIVLIKPTGSFVDIEFLEKIDTKVQGIVKSLGIEEDGIYAGYTGAYKLNQDDYETLVKALKPIGIASFLGIGLLLLLFFRNPLFIIILLFSLLSGLLMTFGLTGLVIGQLNSITSIIGSILMGLGIDYGIQFLYRFREEFTKKQDIVRAIKDTIYHTGIASFSSALTTTSAFVVLSFSEFRGFSEFGIIATYGIILIAIAMYGVTALQIALLLKWFPSLSKAFLLNEEQQTPSGLLRKFYSRPGILSASVLVLVLLFGVFAPKVQFDVNGRNLLVENLESVNLYDEIADRFDISSDPQAIVVKSLEESEAVFDYLNPVPESIAGSVDQVVSLWNFVPPYSQQLENRKVLDQLAKDMKPVKASFLKPEQRKYLPKAKLFLSIKPYDYTAVPDYFSSQFKEVASSKEKGHLLFLYPKVALWHGGKLLEFFAAIGRLEVPKISRRTLNAILYSTGTQKESEIDPVKENYSAAENKILLNALNTYSKEKLLSIKILPGTVDTILEHRPYKDIAQARSYTFQTDTAGSLMLFAQLIMIVKREGVAAFFITLGLVIIVLILFYRAFLPALLSLIPLLLGLLVTVGVMAIIDLKLNFMNVLVFPVIIGYGIQNGIYIYYRFREDHDIVKAMAMVGPAVIASTLTTLVGWSALLLANQRGLHSIGKIATIGIAACLLIALTLLPAILELAYRSRKQEEDEAVPLGLGPEDEEAPEPVSKFVIEETSPKPKAKKAVKKKAAPKKKTGKKK is encoded by the coding sequence ATGAGAAAACTTCTTTCTAAAGCGACCGAGTTGGTGTTAACCAAACCGGCCGCTTCTTCCGCAATCCTATTTATCTTCCTGGTGATCTCCGCGCTTTTAGCCACCAGACTTTCCATTAACAGCGATAACCTACAACTTCTTCCTTCCGATAACCCATCCGTTGTTCAAACAAAACGCGTGATTGAAATGATCGGCGGTAGTGGATTCTACACTGTAGCTCTCAAATTCCAAGATGACAAGGGAATGACGGAACATCTTACTAAGGCATTCCAAGCCAAACGTAACGGTGATCCTGAAACCCAAAAGAAAGAATTAGAATTAGCCGACGAAGCAAAACGTAAGAATATCGCTTATTATAAAGCTAGAGAGATCGCACTCAAGAAGGCCTCCGACAAACTTGCTACGGAAGTTTTAAAAGACAAAGAATTAGTTCGTTATGTTTCTTATAGATATAATGTTTCCTTTTTACAGGATAGACTTCCTTTATTCTTAAAAACGGAAGATCTAAAAGAGATCCGAAAAAGAGTAAAACGTAAGATAGATGATGAAATAGAAAAAGCAAATCCATTCTTCATCAAACTTACTAACGAAGAATATAATCCCGACTTCACGGATATTATTTCCAAATACCAAAAACTCGCCAAAAGAGATATATTCGACGAATATAATATTTCTCCTGAAAAAGGAATGCTTATCGTCCTGATCAAACCGACCGGCTCTTTTGTGGACATTGAGTTCTTGGAAAAAATAGACACGAAAGTCCAAGGTATAGTAAAAAGTTTAGGGATAGAAGAAGACGGAATTTACGCAGGTTACACCGGAGCTTATAAGCTTAACCAAGACGATTATGAAACCTTGGTCAAAGCATTAAAGCCGATCGGAATTGCCTCTTTTTTAGGAATAGGACTTCTACTTTTATTATTTTTCCGTAATCCACTTTTTATAATCATCCTACTGTTCTCTCTACTCAGTGGACTACTCATGACATTCGGTTTAACCGGGCTCGTCATAGGACAATTGAATAGTATCACAAGTATTATCGGCTCCATTCTAATGGGTCTCGGTATAGACTATGGGATCCAATTTTTATATAGATTCAGGGAAGAATTCACCAAAAAACAAGATATCGTAAGAGCCATCAAGGATACGATCTATCATACAGGAATTGCTTCTTTTAGTTCAGCATTAACTACTACTTCCGCATTCGTAGTTCTATCTTTCTCTGAATTTAGAGGATTCAGCGAGTTCGGAATTATCGCAACTTACGGAATCATTCTGATCGCAATTGCAATGTATGGTGTAACTGCATTACAGATAGCTCTTCTTTTGAAATGGTTCCCTTCCCTTTCTAAAGCTTTCCTATTAAACGAGGAACAACAAACACCTTCCGGTTTATTAAGAAAATTTTATTCTAGACCAGGAATTCTATCTGCAAGCGTCTTAGTTCTTGTACTGCTCTTTGGGGTATTCGCTCCAAAGGTCCAATTCGACGTAAACGGAAGAAACCTATTGGTTGAAAATTTGGAATCCGTAAACTTATACGACGAGATTGCGGATCGTTTTGATATTTCTTCGGATCCTCAAGCAATCGTAGTAAAAAGTTTAGAAGAATCCGAAGCAGTATTCGATTATTTGAATCCGGTTCCTGAATCGATTGCCGGTTCCGTGGACCAAGTCGTTTCTCTTTGGAACTTTGTTCCTCCTTATTCTCAACAATTAGAAAACCGTAAAGTTTTAGATCAACTTGCGAAAGATATGAAGCCGGTAAAAGCTTCCTTCTTAAAACCAGAGCAGAGAAAATATCTGCCTAAGGCAAAATTATTCTTATCCATTAAACCTTACGATTACACAGCGGTTCCGGATTATTTTTCCTCTCAGTTCAAGGAAGTTGCAAGTTCCAAAGAAAAAGGACATCTATTATTCCTGTATCCTAAGGTAGCCTTATGGCATGGAGGAAAATTATTAGAGTTCTTTGCTGCAATCGGTAGATTAGAAGTTCCTAAAATTTCCAGAAGGACCCTAAATGCGATCCTATATTCCACAGGAACTCAAAAAGAATCCGAAATAGATCCGGTTAAAGAAAATTATTCTGCTGCGGAAAATAAAATTCTATTAAACGCACTGAATACTTACTCTAAAGAAAAACTTCTCTCCATAAAAATCCTCCCAGGGACGGTAGATACGATCTTGGAGCATAGGCCTTATAAGGATATTGCCCAAGCAAGATCTTACACATTCCAAACGGATACTGCAGGAAGTTTGATGCTCTTTGCACAGCTCATCATGATCGTAAAAAGAGAAGGAGTTGCCGCATTCTTTATCACTTTGGGCCTTGTGATCATAGTTCTGATACTATTCTATCGAGCGTTTTTGCCTGCACTACTTTCCTTGATCCCACTTTTATTGGGGCTATTGGTAACCGTAGGAGTTATGGCAATAATAGATCTTAAATTAAATTTTATGAATGTTTTAGTATTCCCGGTCATCATAGGATACGGAATACAGAACGGTATCTATATCTATTATAGATTTAGAGAAGATCATGATATAGTAAAAGCAATGGCTATGGTCGGCCCTGCGGTAATCGCATCCACATTGACCACTTTAGTAGGATGGAGCGCGTTACTTCTTGCAAACCAAAGAGGCCTACATTCTATCGGGAAAATAGCAACTATCGGTATTGCGGCTTGTTTGTTGATCGCCCTTACCCTACTCCCTGCGATTTTGGAGTTAGCATACAGAAGTCGCAAACAAGAAGAAGACGAAGCAGTACCTTTAGGCTTAGGCCCCGAGGATGAAGAAGCTCCTGAACCAGTTTCCAAATTTGTAATAGAAGAAACTTCTCCAAAACCAAAGGCCAAAAAAGCCGTCAAAAAAAAGGCAGCTCCTAAAAAGAAGACTGGAAAGAAAAAATGA
- a CDS encoding ABC transporter substrate-binding protein, which produces MKLFQILLFCLLSSGFLFAQDSQTTNETQTTSPEVSAEEQTLSAVKKLIGFIRYKKNDKAIALIHVGKFSEKLIGDHKISAAERKEFEEAISEYIINKAFPIAFKYFDKIDITYDKPSVNGKQARIGSSILYKGSDQIKFAWILSESDGAWYISDFETEGKLATEINRTKNIEPSIKKNGIKGTISLIQKAAKN; this is translated from the coding sequence GTGAAACTATTTCAAATTTTATTGTTTTGTTTACTTTCCTCGGGTTTTCTTTTCGCCCAGGATTCCCAAACTACCAACGAAACCCAAACCACTTCTCCCGAAGTTTCGGCAGAAGAGCAGACGTTATCCGCCGTTAAAAAATTGATCGGCTTTATCCGTTATAAGAAAAACGACAAGGCCATAGCTTTGATCCATGTGGGAAAATTCTCCGAAAAACTCATTGGAGATCATAAAATTTCCGCTGCGGAAAGAAAAGAATTCGAAGAAGCGATCTCCGAATATATTATAAACAAAGCATTTCCAATCGCATTCAAATATTTTGATAAAATCGACATCACTTACGATAAACCTAGCGTAAATGGTAAACAAGCCAGGATCGGTTCTTCTATTCTTTATAAGGGTTCCGATCAGATCAAGTTTGCTTGGATACTTTCCGAATCAGATGGAGCTTGGTACATCAGCGATTTCGAAACAGAAGGTAAACTCGCTACAGAGATCAACCGCACTAAAAACATAGAGCCGTCTATTAAGAAAAACGGAATCAAGGGGACAATCTCCCTAATACAAAAAGCAGCTAAGAACTGA
- a CDS encoding TIGR04282 family arsenosugar biosynthesis glycosyltransferase, which produces MKGPILNIFLKNPVPGKVKTRLAKDVGEEAALEVYQALVEKTRDACKDLDVPKVLWFDSYLPNPSDLGSWGHSPLLIRKQEGKDLGEKMRNAFLYCFQNGSGPAILIGSDCPELDLLHLKEAFHILDHKDVVLGPAKDGGYYLVGLKSDTPELFHGIEWSTETVFARSLEKLQWARKQVGLLPVLSDLDDVQDLEYFESKGILDWKKNGS; this is translated from the coding sequence ATGAAAGGTCCAATCTTGAATATATTTCTGAAAAATCCAGTCCCGGGAAAAGTGAAGACACGTTTAGCCAAGGACGTAGGAGAAGAAGCTGCACTGGAAGTATATCAGGCACTGGTCGAGAAAACCAGAGATGCCTGCAAAGACTTAGATGTTCCTAAGGTACTTTGGTTCGATTCATATCTTCCGAATCCATCCGATCTTGGAAGTTGGGGACATTCTCCATTACTCATTCGCAAACAAGAAGGAAAGGATCTAGGAGAGAAGATGAGAAACGCATTCTTGTATTGTTTCCAGAACGGTTCCGGCCCTGCGATATTAATCGGAAGTGATTGTCCTGAGTTGGACCTGCTACATCTGAAAGAAGCATTTCATATTTTGGATCATAAGGATGTGGTCTTAGGGCCTGCGAAAGACGGGGGTTATTATCTGGTAGGACTCAAGTCGGACACTCCTGAACTTTTTCATGGAATAGAATGGAGCACTGAAACCGTTTTTGCCAGAAGTTTGGAAAAACTACAATGGGCCAGAAAACAAGTAGGACTTCTTCCCGTATTATCCGATTTAGATGATGTCCAAGATTTGGAATATTTCGAATCCAAAGGGATCCTGGACTGGAAAAAGAACGGCTCCTGA